A region of Mugil cephalus isolate CIBA_MC_2020 chromosome 3, CIBA_Mcephalus_1.1, whole genome shotgun sequence DNA encodes the following proteins:
- the LOC125004994 gene encoding ras association domain-containing protein 7-like isoform X2 has protein sequence MELKVWVEGVVRVVCGLSLNTPCQDVVIALAQSIGQTGRYILISKLRGNERHLVADDCPLQHLAQLGQLAAEVQFILRRTGPSLSEGQDTPSSKRRLPLLIPSEPEPIKHKLPQKALTFNLGPSTIARRTKPNGAWSPSPRASPEPQTSPVSFLELPPSSVKALSSHSYKEDVFNQILQQQRRLEDLEIQLQALERESDSWEQKISSAVVPSQSLNLPELLEELEQQLRQNEEELRLGERLEEQFQAEMERERDVHRRLQQIHSSMEEQSYEMREIQTHSAHLEKDLQLRAHRQSPQLGTPLPEEALRSLNQELHNRLQLGEELDATLSKTERALQSAEKRDRRETLEDLNKELRQCNLQQFIQQTGSGAPYTDQMNSLTIGEVYLSNAGIME, from the exons ATGGAGCTGAAGGTGTGGGTGGAGGGCGTGGTCAGAGTGGTGTGCGGCCTGTCACTGAACACGCCCTGTCAGGATGTGGTCATAGCTCTTGCACAATCAATCG GTCAGACAGGTCGATACATTCTCATCTCCAAGCTTCGAGGGAACGAGAGACACTTGGTTGCAGATGACTGTCCCCTGCAGCATCTGGCTCAGCTGGGACAGCTGGCGGCTGAGGTCCAGTTCATTCTGAGGAGGACAGGCCCCAGCCTCAGTGAGGGACAAGACACACCGAGCAGTAAGAGACGTCTTCCCCTGCTAATACCGTCAGAACCAGAGCCCATCAAGCACAAGTTGCCACAAAAGGCTCTGACCTTCAATCTGGGTCCTTCAACAATAGCCAGGAGGACTAAACCAAACGGGGCCTGGTCTCCTTCACCCAGAGCTTCACCCGAACCACAGACGTCTCCGGTCTCTTTCCTTGAGCTTCCTCCTAGTTCTGTGAAGGCTCTTTCCTCGCACTCCTACAAAGAGGATGTGTTTAATCAGATTCTGCAGCAACAAAGGAGACTAGAGGACCTGGAGATTCAGCTCCAAGCTTTGGAGAGAGAGTCGGACtcatgggagcagaagatttcATCTGCTGTGGTTCCAAGTCAGAGTCTAAACCTCCCAGAACTACTGGAAGaactggagcagcagctgaggcagaacgaggaggagctgaggctcGGAGAGAGGTTGGAAGAACAGTTCCAGGCTGAGATGGAAAGAGAACGAG ACGTGCACAGACGTCTGCAACAGATACACTCGTCCATGGAGGAGCAAAGTTATGAGATGAGGGAAATCCAAACCCATTCTGCACATCTGGAAAAGGACCTGCAGCTCAGAGCCCACAGACAGAGTCCTCAACTAGGGACTCCGCTACCAGAGGAAGCACTGAGGTCCCTGAACCAGGAGCTTCACAACCGCCTGCAGCTGGGAGAGGAACTGGATGCAACGTTGTCAAAGACAGAGAGGGCGCTACAGTCTGCAGAGAAAAGG GACAGACGGGAGACCCTCGAGGATCTGAACAAGGAGCTGAGACAGTGTAACCTGCAGCAGTTCATCCAGCAGACTGGATCTGGAGCTCCATACACAGACCAGATGAACTCTCTGACCATCGGTGAAGTTTACCTCAGCAACGCTGGTATCATGGAGTAA
- the LOC125004994 gene encoding ras association domain-containing protein 8-like isoform X1 has protein sequence MELKVWVEGVVRVVCGLSLNTPCQDVVIALAQSIGQTGRYILISKLRGNERHLVADDCPLQHLAQLGQLAAEVQFILRRTGPSLSEGQDTPSSKRRLPLLIPSEPEPIKHKLPQKALTFNLGPSTIARRTKPNGAWSPSPRASPEPQTSPVSFLELPPSSVKALSSHSYKEDVFNQILQQQRRLEDLEIQLQALERESDSWEQKISSAVVPSQSLNLPELLEELEQQLRQNEEELRLGERLEEQFQAEMERERDVHRRLQQIHSSMEEQSYEMREIQTHSAHLEKDLQLRAHRQSPQLGTPLPEEALRSLNQELHNRLQLGEELDATLSKTERALQSAEKRVKDRRETLEDLNKELRQCNLQQFIQQTGSGAPYTDQMNSLTIGEVYLSNAGIME, from the exons ATGGAGCTGAAGGTGTGGGTGGAGGGCGTGGTCAGAGTGGTGTGCGGCCTGTCACTGAACACGCCCTGTCAGGATGTGGTCATAGCTCTTGCACAATCAATCG GTCAGACAGGTCGATACATTCTCATCTCCAAGCTTCGAGGGAACGAGAGACACTTGGTTGCAGATGACTGTCCCCTGCAGCATCTGGCTCAGCTGGGACAGCTGGCGGCTGAGGTCCAGTTCATTCTGAGGAGGACAGGCCCCAGCCTCAGTGAGGGACAAGACACACCGAGCAGTAAGAGACGTCTTCCCCTGCTAATACCGTCAGAACCAGAGCCCATCAAGCACAAGTTGCCACAAAAGGCTCTGACCTTCAATCTGGGTCCTTCAACAATAGCCAGGAGGACTAAACCAAACGGGGCCTGGTCTCCTTCACCCAGAGCTTCACCCGAACCACAGACGTCTCCGGTCTCTTTCCTTGAGCTTCCTCCTAGTTCTGTGAAGGCTCTTTCCTCGCACTCCTACAAAGAGGATGTGTTTAATCAGATTCTGCAGCAACAAAGGAGACTAGAGGACCTGGAGATTCAGCTCCAAGCTTTGGAGAGAGAGTCGGACtcatgggagcagaagatttcATCTGCTGTGGTTCCAAGTCAGAGTCTAAACCTCCCAGAACTACTGGAAGaactggagcagcagctgaggcagaacgaggaggagctgaggctcGGAGAGAGGTTGGAAGAACAGTTCCAGGCTGAGATGGAAAGAGAACGAG ACGTGCACAGACGTCTGCAACAGATACACTCGTCCATGGAGGAGCAAAGTTATGAGATGAGGGAAATCCAAACCCATTCTGCACATCTGGAAAAGGACCTGCAGCTCAGAGCCCACAGACAGAGTCCTCAACTAGGGACTCCGCTACCAGAGGAAGCACTGAGGTCCCTGAACCAGGAGCTTCACAACCGCCTGCAGCTGGGAGAGGAACTGGATGCAACGTTGTCAAAGACAGAGAGGGCGCTACAGTCTGCAGAGAAAAGGGTAAAG GACAGACGGGAGACCCTCGAGGATCTGAACAAGGAGCTGAGACAGTGTAACCTGCAGCAGTTCATCCAGCAGACTGGATCTGGAGCTCCATACACAGACCAGATGAACTCTCTGACCATCGGTGAAGTTTACCTCAGCAACGCTGGTATCATGGAGTAA
- the LOC125004994 gene encoding ras association domain-containing protein 8-like isoform X3 yields the protein MELKVWVEGVVRVVCGLSLNTPCQDVVIALAQSIGQTGRYILISKLRGNERHLVADDCPLQHLAQLGQLAAEVQFILRRTGPSLSEGQDTPSSKRRLPLLIPSEPEPIKHKLPQKALTFNLGPSTIARRTKPNGAWSPSPRASPEPQTSPVSFLELPPSSVKALSSHSYKEDVFNQILQQQRRLEDLEIQLQALERESDSWEQKISSAVVPSQSLNLPELLEELEQQLRQNEEELRLGERLEEQFQAEMERERDVHRRLQQIHSSMEEQSYEMREIQTHSAHLEKDLQLRAHRQSPQLGTPLPEEALRSLNQELHNRLQLGEELDATLSKTERALQSAEKRVKTGDPRGSEQGAETV from the exons ATGGAGCTGAAGGTGTGGGTGGAGGGCGTGGTCAGAGTGGTGTGCGGCCTGTCACTGAACACGCCCTGTCAGGATGTGGTCATAGCTCTTGCACAATCAATCG GTCAGACAGGTCGATACATTCTCATCTCCAAGCTTCGAGGGAACGAGAGACACTTGGTTGCAGATGACTGTCCCCTGCAGCATCTGGCTCAGCTGGGACAGCTGGCGGCTGAGGTCCAGTTCATTCTGAGGAGGACAGGCCCCAGCCTCAGTGAGGGACAAGACACACCGAGCAGTAAGAGACGTCTTCCCCTGCTAATACCGTCAGAACCAGAGCCCATCAAGCACAAGTTGCCACAAAAGGCTCTGACCTTCAATCTGGGTCCTTCAACAATAGCCAGGAGGACTAAACCAAACGGGGCCTGGTCTCCTTCACCCAGAGCTTCACCCGAACCACAGACGTCTCCGGTCTCTTTCCTTGAGCTTCCTCCTAGTTCTGTGAAGGCTCTTTCCTCGCACTCCTACAAAGAGGATGTGTTTAATCAGATTCTGCAGCAACAAAGGAGACTAGAGGACCTGGAGATTCAGCTCCAAGCTTTGGAGAGAGAGTCGGACtcatgggagcagaagatttcATCTGCTGTGGTTCCAAGTCAGAGTCTAAACCTCCCAGAACTACTGGAAGaactggagcagcagctgaggcagaacgaggaggagctgaggctcGGAGAGAGGTTGGAAGAACAGTTCCAGGCTGAGATGGAAAGAGAACGAG ACGTGCACAGACGTCTGCAACAGATACACTCGTCCATGGAGGAGCAAAGTTATGAGATGAGGGAAATCCAAACCCATTCTGCACATCTGGAAAAGGACCTGCAGCTCAGAGCCCACAGACAGAGTCCTCAACTAGGGACTCCGCTACCAGAGGAAGCACTGAGGTCCCTGAACCAGGAGCTTCACAACCGCCTGCAGCTGGGAGAGGAACTGGATGCAACGTTGTCAAAGACAGAGAGGGCGCTACAGTCTGCAGAGAAAAGGGTAAAG ACGGGAGACCCTCGAGGATCTGAACAAGGAGCTGAGACAGTGTAA
- the LOC125004994 gene encoding ras association domain-containing protein 8-like isoform X4, translating to MELKVWVEGVVRVVCGLSLNTPCQDVVIALAQSIGQTGRYILISKLRGNERHLVADDCPLQHLAQLGQLAAEVQFILRRTGPSLSEGQDTPSSKRRLPLLIPSEPEPIKHKLPQKALTFNLGPSTIARRTKPNGAWSPSPRASPEPQTSPVSFLELPPSSVKALSSHSYKEDVFNQILQQQRRLEDLEIQLQALERESDSWEQKISSAVVPSQSLNLPELLEELEQQLRQNEEELRLGERLEEQFQAEMERERDVHRRLQQIHSSMEEQSYEMREIQTHSAHLEKDLQLRAHRQSPQLGTPLPEEALRSLNQELHNRLQLGEELDATLSKTERALQSAEKRTGDPRGSEQGAETV from the exons ATGGAGCTGAAGGTGTGGGTGGAGGGCGTGGTCAGAGTGGTGTGCGGCCTGTCACTGAACACGCCCTGTCAGGATGTGGTCATAGCTCTTGCACAATCAATCG GTCAGACAGGTCGATACATTCTCATCTCCAAGCTTCGAGGGAACGAGAGACACTTGGTTGCAGATGACTGTCCCCTGCAGCATCTGGCTCAGCTGGGACAGCTGGCGGCTGAGGTCCAGTTCATTCTGAGGAGGACAGGCCCCAGCCTCAGTGAGGGACAAGACACACCGAGCAGTAAGAGACGTCTTCCCCTGCTAATACCGTCAGAACCAGAGCCCATCAAGCACAAGTTGCCACAAAAGGCTCTGACCTTCAATCTGGGTCCTTCAACAATAGCCAGGAGGACTAAACCAAACGGGGCCTGGTCTCCTTCACCCAGAGCTTCACCCGAACCACAGACGTCTCCGGTCTCTTTCCTTGAGCTTCCTCCTAGTTCTGTGAAGGCTCTTTCCTCGCACTCCTACAAAGAGGATGTGTTTAATCAGATTCTGCAGCAACAAAGGAGACTAGAGGACCTGGAGATTCAGCTCCAAGCTTTGGAGAGAGAGTCGGACtcatgggagcagaagatttcATCTGCTGTGGTTCCAAGTCAGAGTCTAAACCTCCCAGAACTACTGGAAGaactggagcagcagctgaggcagaacgaggaggagctgaggctcGGAGAGAGGTTGGAAGAACAGTTCCAGGCTGAGATGGAAAGAGAACGAG ACGTGCACAGACGTCTGCAACAGATACACTCGTCCATGGAGGAGCAAAGTTATGAGATGAGGGAAATCCAAACCCATTCTGCACATCTGGAAAAGGACCTGCAGCTCAGAGCCCACAGACAGAGTCCTCAACTAGGGACTCCGCTACCAGAGGAAGCACTGAGGTCCCTGAACCAGGAGCTTCACAACCGCCTGCAGCTGGGAGAGGAACTGGATGCAACGTTGTCAAAGACAGAGAGGGCGCTACAGTCTGCAGAGAAAAGG ACGGGAGACCCTCGAGGATCTGAACAAGGAGCTGAGACAGTGTAA